A genomic segment from Triticum dicoccoides isolate Atlit2015 ecotype Zavitan chromosome 1A, WEW_v2.0, whole genome shotgun sequence encodes:
- the LOC119352582 gene encoding uncharacterized protein LOC119352582, whose protein sequence is MGNTSQAYLAWGGTNPPFKEVQDLWLDLKDPEDNKLTLKGLRKKMIGEERPRFVKPYVLYTIGKLTWFYEKFRVDHIDRTISYLQRDKPLIQYWDEAKAGKVDKMVEDLRRPWKPVPKVSHQPTKSAFEVDGTLGRVLAQVGEIKAIVSQQYSEISAQLDGVQRRQKQNSMRLEDFICAFNDHRFGVGQKDFNEGQRVNNIKKTSKNVAASTNEVPKCVYSNPSKNLAGEFEKVKKTPVDPHKGKTDRDDAVDSFGKRFRSDSKNLPSQSEVSITCLNHIASKGFISTIFLT, encoded by the exons ATGGGG AACACATCACAGGCCTACCTAGCATGGGGAGGGACAAATCCTCCGTTCAAAGAAGTGCAGGACCTATGGCTTGATTTAAAGGATCCTGAAGATAACAAACTGACCTTGAAAG GTCTTCGTAAGAAGATGATCGGCGAAGAGAGGCCACGGTTTGTGAAGCCTTACGTCTTGTACACTATTGGCAAGTTG ACTTGGTTCTATGAGAAATTCCGAGTCGACCATATTGATCGCACCATTTCATACCTTCAACGAGATAAACCATTGATCCAATACTGGGACGAAGCAAAGGCTGGAAAGGTCGACAAA ATGGTTGAGGACCTCAGACGCCCTTGGAAGCCAGTGCCCAAGGTTTCACATCAACCTACAAAGTCTGCTTTTGAG GTCGATGGGACACTAGGCCGCGTACTCGCCCAGGTGGGAGAGATAAAAGCAATAGTGTCTCAGCAATACTCAGAGATTTCCGCACAACTGGACGGAGTACAAAGGCGCCAGAAGCAAAACAGCATGCGCTTGGAGGACTTCATTTGTGCATTCAAT GATCATCGATTTGGCGTAGGACAGAAGGACTTTAATGAGGGTCAGAGAGTTAATAATATCAAG AAAACCTCAAAGAATGTTGCTGCTAGTACAAATGAAGTGCCAAAGTGTGTCTACAGCAACCCCAGCAAGAACCTTGCTGGGGAATTTGAG AAGGTAAAGAAAACACCTGTGGACCCCCACAAAGGAAAAACAGACAGAGATGACGCTGTGGACTCATTTGGTAAGCGTTTTAGGAGTGACAGCAAGAACTTACCCTCCCAATCTGAGGTCAGCATCACATGTCTGAACCATATTGCTAGCAAAGGTTTTATTTCAACCATATTCTTAACTTGA
- the LOC119352593 gene encoding uncharacterized protein LOC119352593 gives MIFLPSNIPKNHWFLAVVNSQKREIQILDSLQSRNNRKEVIAALLGMETHIDIAVMQNGMQGSTWPDTQVASWPIKDYEVPQQTDGCSCALWGLKFIQYWTGVRLSAILNQDDIRQFRRWLAAALLNSPHNELKVRKAIPAVDLEDDLEDLDLGGDDGHNDSGDVSGDDGSAL, from the exons ATG ATTTTCCTACCTTCAAATATTCCCAAGAACCACTGGTTCCTGGCTGTTGTCAACTCCCAAAAGAGGGAGATTCAAATTCTGGACTCACTCCAATCACGCAACAACCGCAAAGAAGTAATTGCTGCG CTTCTTGGAATGGAAACACATATTGATATAGCAGTGATGCAAAATGGAATGCAAGGAAGTACATGGCCGGACACTCAAGTGGCTTCGTGGCCTATCAAAGACTATGAAGTGCCACAGCAAACAGATGGCTGTTCCTGTGCTCTCTGGGGGTTGAAATTCATCCAATATTGGACCGGAGTGAGATTGTCGGCTATACTCAACCAG GATGACATAAGACAGTTCAGAAGATGGCTTGCTGCTGCCTTGCTCAATTCACCTCACAATGAGTTGAAAGTTCGGAAGGCCATACCAGCAGTTGATTTAGAAGATGATTTAGAAGACCTCGACCTCGGAGGTGATGACGGACACAACGACAGCGGAGATGTCTCAGGAGACGATGGTTCCGCACTATAG
- the LOC119267546 gene encoding ATP synthase subunit gamma, mitochondrial-like — translation MAMAMAALRREGRRVLLNTPSPAATMAALSRAASQSQIAPLGARSISTQIVRNRMKSVKNIQKITKAMKMVAASKLRAVQTRTENSRGLWQPFTALLGDAPSVNVKKNVIVAITSDKGLCGGINSTSVKVSKALQKMTSGPEKESKYVILGEKGKVQLIRDSRKHIEMTVSELQKNPINYTQVAVLADDILKNVEYDAIRVVFNKFQSVISFRPTLATILSPEVMEKESESGGKVGQLDSYEIEGGETKSEILQNLTEFQFSCVMYNAVLENACSELGARMSAMDSSSRNAGEMLDRLTLTYNRTRQASITTELTEIISGASALEG, via the exons atggcgatggcgatggcggcccTAAGACGCGAGGGGCGGCGTGTCCTCCTCAACACCCCCTCCCCGGCAGCCACCATGGCTGCGCTCTCCCGGGCTGCCTCCCAGTC GCAGATTGCTCCGCTTGGTGCACGGTCGATCTCAACACAAATTG TGAGGAACCGCATGAAAAGTGTTAAGAACATCCAAAAGATTACGAAAGCAATGAAGATGGTTGCAGCATCAAAGCTTCGTGCTGTTCAAACAAGAACTGAGAATTCACGTGGTCTATGGCAGCCATTCACAGCTCTTCTTGGGGATGCTCCTA GTGTAAATGTCAAGAAGAATGTTATTGTAGCCATTACATCTGACAAGGGTCTCTGTGGTGGTATCAATTCTACATCTGTTAAAGTCAGCAAAGCACTCCAGAAAATGACTTCTG GTCCAGAGAAAGAAAGCAAGTATGTCATATTAGGAGAAAAGGGGAAAGTTCAACTCATCCGTGACTCCAGGAAGCATATTGAAATGACAGTATCTGAGTTGCAGAAAAACCCTATCAATTACACACAG GTTGCTGTGCTGGCAGATGATatcttgaaaaatgttgaatatgaTGCTATAAGAGTTGTTTTTAACAAGTTTCAGTCTGTCATTTCATTTAGGCCTACACTGGCCACAATACTGTCCCCAGAG GTTATGGAGAAAGAATCAGAATCTGGCGGGAAGGTTGGTCAGCTGGATTCGTATGAAATTGAAGGAGGTGAAACAAAATCAGAAATCCTGCAGAATCTTACCGAGTTCCAGTTTTCTTGT GTTATGTATAATGCTGTTCTAGAGAATGCGTGCAGTGAGCTTGGTGCCCGTATGTCTGCTATGGACAGCTCCAGCAGAAATGCCGGTGAAATGCTTGACCGTCTTACACTGACATACAACAG GACACGTCAAGCATCTATCACTACTGAGCTCACTGAGATCATATCGGGTGCCTCTGCTCTTGAGGGATGA